The following DNA comes from Natranaerovirga pectinivora.
TTGCTAAAGCGTATATCTTATATCGTAAACAACGTGAGAAAATAAGAAATATGAAATCAACTATATTAGATTACAAAGACATTGTTAATAGTTATGTAAATGAAGAAGATTGGAGAGTTAAAGAAAACTCTACAGTTACATATTCAGTTGGGGGATTGATATTACATAACTCAGGCGCTGTTACAGCAAATTATTGGTTATCAGAAGTATATGACGATGAAATATCTAAAGCCCATAGAAATGGGGACATACATATTCATGATTTATCTATGTTAACAGGTTACTGTGCAGGTTGGTCATTGCGTCAGTTAATAGAAGAAGGTCTTGGAGGTATACCAGGTAAGATTACATCTGCGCCAGCAGGTCACCTTTCAACCTTATGTAACCAAATGGTTAACTTTTTAGGAATAATGCAAAACGAATGGGCAGGAGCACAAGCATTTTCTTCCTTTGATACCTATTTAGCACCATTTGTAAAAATAGATAATTTATCATATAAAGAAGTAAAACAATGCATTCAATCTTTTGTATTTGGTGTCAATACACCAAGTAGATGGGGAACACAGTCACCATTTTCAAATATAACCCTAGACTGGTTAGTACCTAATGATTTAGCAGAATTACAAGCCTTAGTAGGTGGAAAGCCACAGGACTTTAAATATAAAGAGTGTCAAAAAGAAATGGATATGATTAATAAAGCCTTTATCGAAATTATGATTGAAGGAGATGCTAATGGAAGAGGGTTCCAATACCCAATACCTACATATTCTATTACAAATGATTTTGATTGGTCAGAAACAGAAAACAATAGATTATTATTTGAGATGACTGCAAAGTATGGAACACCATATTTTTCAAACTATGTGAACAGTGATATGGAGCCTAGTGATGTAAGAAGTATGTGCTGTCGTTTAAGACTTGATCTTAGAGAGCTTAGAAAGAAAACAGGTGGATTTTTTGGTTCAGGTGAAAGTACTGGCTCTATTGGGGTTGTAACAATCAATTTACCAAGAATTGCTTATTTGTCTTCTGATGAAAAAGAGTTCTATGATAGATTAGATCATATGATGGATATATCTGCAAGATCTTTAAGAACTAAAAGAGAAGTGGTATCAAAATTATTAGAAGAAGGTCTTTACCCATATACAAGACGTTATTTAGGAAGCTTTGAAAATCATTTTTCTACGATTGGCTTGGTAGGAATGAATGAAGTTGGCTTAAATGCTAGATGGATAGGAAAAGATTTAACGAATCAAGAGGCCCAAGATTTTGGATTAAAAGTATTAGATCATATGTTAAATCGTTTAGCTGATTTCCAAGAAGAATATGGTGATTTATACAACTTAGAAGCGACACCAGCAGAATCAACAAGCTTTAGATTGGCAAAGCACGACAGAAATAGATGGCCATTGATTAGAACAGCTGGAAATGAAGGGGATACACCTTATTATACCAACAGTTCTCATTTGCCAGTGGAGTATACAGCAGACGTTTTTGAGGCCCTTGATATACAAGATATGTTCCAAACAAAGTATACATCAGGAACTGTATTCCATGCATTTTTAGGAGAGAAAGTATCTGATTGGAGAGGTGCGGCTAAATTAGTTAAAATCATCGCAGCCAATTATAAACTGCCTTATTATACACTTTCTCCAACATATTCTATATGTAAAACCCATGGATACCTTGTAGGAGAAGAATACAATTGTCCTGACTGTGGAGAAAAAACAGAAGTTTATAGCCGTATTACAGGATACTATAGACCAGTCCAACACTGGAATGATGGTAAGGCTCAAGAATTTAAAAATAGAGTGGAATACAATCCAGGTCAATCTGTTGAAAAAAATGAAATTGAAGTACAACAAGAAGCAAGAAAAGAAGTGGCTGCTACAGTAGAAGAATCTTCTTTAAGTAGCAAATACTTATTTACAACAAAAACTTGCCCTAATTGCCACGTGGCAAAAGATTTCTTAAAGAATGATAATGTTCAAGTATTGGATTCAGAAGATTATATGGAACTTGTGAATCAGTATAGTATTAAAAATGCACCTACATTAGTAGTAGTTAATGAAGGAAAAGTAAATAAATATATTGGGTTGTCAGATATTAAAAAATATGTAGAACAAGCTAATTAAATATGTAAGAAGTCAAAGTGAGATGTAAGTCTTGCTTTGACTTCTTTTTATAGATATAATATAGGTCGTGGGGCTTGATTCTTCCTTTCAGCCCATCGACGCTGATTTCATTATATATTCTTTGAAGAAACATCACATGTGAAGTTTCGGCGGTTTATTTCAATTAATTGTATAAAATATAAGCAATAAAAAATTACTTGTATAGGAGAGATTAAATTGAGTTATGCGGATAAAGTTTTTATTAGTATGTGTAATGATATTTTAAATAATGGCTATAGTTCAGAAGGACAAGATGTAAGACCGCGTTGGGAAGATGGTGAGCCTGCTCATACCATAAAACAGTTTGCTGTTGTCAATAGATATGATTTGTCTAAAGAGTTTCCAATTATGACATTAAGACCAACGGCATTTAAATCTGCTATAGATGAAATACTATGGATTTGGCAGAAAAAATCTAATAATGTTAACGATTTAAATAGTAAGATTTGGGATAGTTGGGCTGATGAAGCTGGGTCTATTGGTAAAGCATATGGTTACCAATTAGGTGTAAAGCATAAGTATAAGGAAGGAGAATTTGATCAAGTAGACAGAGTGCTATATGATCTTAAACATAATCCTTATAGTAGAAGAATTATGACCAATATTTATGTCCATCAAGATTTAGATGAAATGAATCTATACCCTTGTGCCTATAGTGTAACTTTTAATGTAACAGATAATAAATTAAACGCTATTTTAAATCAACGTTCTCAAGATATATTAGTTGCTAATAATTGGAATGTTGTTCAATATGCGGTGCTGGTTCATATGTTTGCCCAAGTAAGTGGGTTAGAAGTAGGGGAATTGGTACATGTTATTGCAGATGCTCATATTTATGATAGACATGTCTCAATTGTAAAAGAGTTAATCAGTAGAGATGTTTATGAAGCACCAAAGTTTTCTATGAATAAAGATATTAAGGATTTTTATGAATTTACAGTAAATGATTTTACCCTTGAGAATTATAACAAAGGGGAACAAATTAAAAAAATACCTGTAGCTGTGTAGATTGGTGGTAGACAAATGAATTGTATAGTAGCAGTAGAA
Coding sequences within:
- the thyA gene encoding thymidylate synthase; protein product: MSYADKVFISMCNDILNNGYSSEGQDVRPRWEDGEPAHTIKQFAVVNRYDLSKEFPIMTLRPTAFKSAIDEILWIWQKKSNNVNDLNSKIWDSWADEAGSIGKAYGYQLGVKHKYKEGEFDQVDRVLYDLKHNPYSRRIMTNIYVHQDLDEMNLYPCAYSVTFNVTDNKLNAILNQRSQDILVANNWNVVQYAVLVHMFAQVSGLEVGELVHVIADAHIYDRHVSIVKELISRDVYEAPKFSMNKDIKDFYEFTVNDFTLENYNKGEQIKKIPVAV
- a CDS encoding ribonucleoside triphosphate reductase, which translates into the protein MFEVIKRDGEVSSFDLIKIKEAIVKAFKATNKKYADAIMDMLVLRVTADFQNKMKDNFIHVEDIQDSVETVLEQSGYTDVAKAYILYRKQREKIRNMKSTILDYKDIVNSYVNEEDWRVKENSTVTYSVGGLILHNSGAVTANYWLSEVYDDEISKAHRNGDIHIHDLSMLTGYCAGWSLRQLIEEGLGGIPGKITSAPAGHLSTLCNQMVNFLGIMQNEWAGAQAFSSFDTYLAPFVKIDNLSYKEVKQCIQSFVFGVNTPSRWGTQSPFSNITLDWLVPNDLAELQALVGGKPQDFKYKECQKEMDMINKAFIEIMIEGDANGRGFQYPIPTYSITNDFDWSETENNRLLFEMTAKYGTPYFSNYVNSDMEPSDVRSMCCRLRLDLRELRKKTGGFFGSGESTGSIGVVTINLPRIAYLSSDEKEFYDRLDHMMDISARSLRTKREVVSKLLEEGLYPYTRRYLGSFENHFSTIGLVGMNEVGLNARWIGKDLTNQEAQDFGLKVLDHMLNRLADFQEEYGDLYNLEATPAESTSFRLAKHDRNRWPLIRTAGNEGDTPYYTNSSHLPVEYTADVFEALDIQDMFQTKYTSGTVFHAFLGEKVSDWRGAAKLVKIIAANYKLPYYTLSPTYSICKTHGYLVGEEYNCPDCGEKTEVYSRITGYYRPVQHWNDGKAQEFKNRVEYNPGQSVEKNEIEVQQEARKEVAATVEESSLSSKYLFTTKTCPNCHVAKDFLKNDNVQVLDSEDYMELVNQYSIKNAPTLVVVNEGKVNKYIGLSDIKKYVEQAN